The following are encoded in a window of Deltaproteobacteria bacterium genomic DNA:
- the cobA gene encoding uroporphyrinogen-III C-methyltransferase, which translates to MTRGMVYLVGAGPGDPELITLRALDRIKRAEVIVYDYLANAAIMDHASPSAERIYVGKQAGRHALPQEEINLLLIRLARENKIVVRLKGGDPYIFGRGGEEASELQAAGIPFEVVPGVTSAIAVPSFAGIPLTDRRWASSVAFITGHEDPTKPESSIRWDRLATGVDTLVFLMGVRNLPDIAGQLVRFGRPADTPVAVIYRGSTPEQRTVTGTLDTIVAACEKAEVKPPSIIVVGRVVSLRDQLNWFERRPLFGRTILVTRARQQASEFTARLEEYGAECILFPTIETAPPGSWDEVDLALNTLSEFSWLLFTSVNGVHYFFDRIQKNGQDVRVLHGLKIGAIGPATADAIQARGLRVDFMPSEYRAEGIIEELRPRLKPGEWILIPRAKEAREILPQKLAEAGAKVHVVTAYETVMPSDRLDEVRRRLKDHKVDMITFTSSSTVTNFIQMFEPGEAAGLLEDVIVACIGPITAETARKHGLRPRVQPEAYTIDDMVDAILEFFLKVPT; encoded by the coding sequence ATGACAAGAGGTATGGTCTATCTTGTGGGCGCCGGACCGGGAGATCCCGAACTGATTACTCTCAGAGCGCTCGATCGTATCAAAAGAGCCGAGGTTATCGTCTACGATTACCTTGCCAACGCGGCCATCATGGACCACGCGTCACCCTCGGCGGAACGCATATATGTCGGAAAGCAGGCCGGCCGGCATGCCCTGCCTCAGGAGGAAATCAATCTACTGCTCATACGTCTGGCGCGCGAGAACAAAATCGTTGTGCGCCTGAAAGGCGGAGATCCTTACATTTTCGGTCGTGGCGGCGAGGAGGCTTCCGAACTTCAGGCCGCGGGTATACCGTTCGAAGTCGTACCCGGCGTCACCTCGGCCATTGCCGTGCCCTCGTTTGCGGGCATTCCTCTGACTGACAGACGATGGGCGTCGAGCGTTGCTTTCATAACCGGTCACGAAGATCCCACCAAACCCGAGTCCAGCATCCGGTGGGACCGACTGGCCACGGGAGTGGACACGCTTGTTTTCCTGATGGGGGTTCGAAACCTGCCGGACATTGCCGGACAACTCGTACGGTTCGGGCGGCCCGCGGACACACCTGTGGCCGTGATCTATCGTGGCTCCACGCCCGAGCAAAGAACGGTCACCGGTACGCTGGATACCATTGTAGCCGCTTGCGAAAAGGCGGAAGTCAAGCCTCCGAGTATCATCGTGGTGGGCCGGGTCGTCTCTCTCCGTGACCAACTGAACTGGTTCGAACGCAGACCTCTTTTCGGGCGCACCATCCTCGTGACCCGAGCAAGACAACAGGCCAGCGAGTTCACCGCTCGCCTCGAGGAGTACGGCGCCGAATGCATCCTTTTCCCCACTATCGAAACGGCGCCTCCCGGTTCATGGGACGAAGTGGATCTGGCTTTGAATACCCTGTCCGAATTTTCGTGGCTGCTTTTTACCAGCGTGAACGGGGTGCACTACTTTTTCGACCGAATCCAAAAAAACGGCCAGGATGTGCGCGTGTTACACGGACTGAAAATAGGAGCCATCGGCCCGGCAACGGCCGACGCCATCCAGGCCAGAGGACTCCGCGTCGATTTCATGCCCTCCGAGTATCGGGCTGAGGGCATTATTGAGGAACTGAGACCGCGTTTGAAACCCGGCGAATGGATACTCATACCCAGGGCCAAAGAGGCGCGCGAGATACTTCCCCAGAAACTGGCCGAAGCCGGCGCAAAGGTTCACGTTGTAACCGCGTACGAGACCGTCATGCCCTCCGATCGGCTCGATGAAGTCCGCCGGCGCCTTAAAGACCATAAGGTCGACATGATCACGTTTACGTCATCCAGCACCGTGACGAATTTCATACAGATGTTCGAGCCCGGCGAAGCGGCCGGTCTTCTCGAAGATGTTATCGTGGCCTGCATAGGTCCCATTACCGCTGAGACGGCTCGGAAGCATGGTTTGAGACCCCGCGTTCAGCCGGAAGCCTACACCATTGACGACATGGTTGACGCTATCCTCGAATTTTTTCTTAAAGTTCCGACCTGA
- a CDS encoding PAS domain S-box protein, with product MTLRTKTSLLLACTVVLAVTLTGYFYLQLLQSTIRKSIFDKAEDISGATASAIAVFLDDTLRDAQVAAATIPSRVLEEWDVAEIERRLSSMMKLYPKFENGLFVLDSKGTLQLDYPPHHGVRGRSFEFREYFKRTMKEGKGIIGIPYRSARTGEPVLTFTAPLRRTSGEIIGLLGCSVKLLSDQALGGIGKKGFGESGYVYVFDTSRLNILHTDKDRVLERDVPPGANNLFDAAVEGFEGTGETVDSQGIHMLVSLKRVPESNWIVGVQQTAEEAFAPIREARLRIALFLAIGVLVAFLAGTVVIRRITYPLFQLRRAAMSISAESLETPKPVGDRDLNLWEKLDSIRSGDEIGELAQTLKEMYEKLGQTLLSLKRSAKDWERTFDSVPEAIFILDKQNNVRRLNRAAANLLRMDFREAIGRHCYKLFRKDDSVPDYCPDEGELKDKKPAVLEVDEPSLGGIFRMIITPLTDDAGNSVGAVLVLSNITAAKRAEEALRESELRYRSLFLEAQDALFLIKNKAYIDCNPAAERLFRCSREEMLGSSPVKFFPEFQSDGSSSSDLLNTMDLADFSGHPLRFEWMHKAKGGHLFDAEVSISRVYIRGEATFLMLVRDITEQKHVREILMKEQKRLASILDGIPLPTIMIDRNHRVLFWNRSSELTSGVPREKVLNQPLDLGHLYNDQKRPILANLILDLTDEELLARYGEKGLRKIEESPEAFGTVDRIWTNGKERVVALIATRLRDAGGEVVGAIQCAQDITEREQLQQKLQQVQRIEALATLAGGIAHDFNNLLMAIQGHVSLMLVDTSSSARYVEKLKSINRLVRSGAELTRQLLGFARAGKYDVRPLSINELIEYSSDMFGRTRREIEIHKQLEPNAWTVEADRGQIEQVLLNIYVNAWQAMPDGGKLLIRTESVTVHADTAQLWGLRPGRYLKIVIADTGIGMDEGTLKRIFDPFFTTKERGRGTGLGLASAYGIIKNHGGYIDVASQKGKGSSFTIYLPASGKPVSLETKGSDVPQKGTETILFVDDEMEILEVGEQILRTLGYRPLVARNGAEALDIYRDNMSGIDLVILDMIMPGMSGGETHDALKKMDPRVKVLLCSGYSLDGQANEILKRGCDGFLQKPFDITTLSIKLREILSAKTVR from the coding sequence ATGACTCTTCGCACGAAGACTTCTCTTCTGCTCGCCTGCACCGTCGTTTTGGCCGTCACCTTGACAGGATATTTCTACCTGCAACTCCTGCAAAGCACGATCAGGAAATCGATCTTTGACAAGGCGGAAGACATCTCCGGCGCCACGGCTTCGGCGATAGCCGTATTCCTCGATGACACACTCAGAGACGCCCAGGTGGCAGCCGCTACGATCCCATCACGTGTTCTGGAAGAATGGGATGTGGCTGAAATTGAGCGGCGGCTGAGTTCCATGATGAAGCTTTACCCTAAATTCGAAAACGGGCTGTTTGTTCTTGATTCCAAGGGAACTCTTCAATTGGATTATCCCCCACATCATGGAGTGAGAGGCAGGTCGTTTGAATTCAGAGAATACTTCAAACGAACGATGAAAGAAGGCAAAGGGATTATCGGGATCCCTTACCGGTCGGCCAGAACCGGTGAGCCCGTTCTTACATTTACTGCGCCACTGAGAAGAACATCCGGAGAAATCATTGGATTGTTGGGCTGCTCGGTAAAACTTCTTTCGGATCAGGCGCTCGGCGGCATAGGCAAAAAAGGTTTTGGCGAATCCGGGTATGTATATGTTTTCGATACCAGCAGGTTGAATATCCTTCACACCGATAAGGATCGGGTGCTCGAAAGAGACGTACCCCCCGGAGCAAATAACCTTTTCGACGCGGCCGTGGAGGGATTTGAAGGAACGGGTGAGACCGTCGACTCCCAAGGGATCCACATGCTGGTTTCTCTCAAGCGCGTACCGGAGAGCAACTGGATCGTCGGAGTCCAGCAAACCGCTGAAGAAGCATTCGCTCCCATTCGAGAGGCCCGTCTGCGAATTGCACTTTTTCTCGCCATCGGTGTTCTGGTCGCTTTCTTGGCTGGAACGGTGGTGATTCGGAGGATCACCTATCCGCTGTTCCAGCTCCGGCGAGCGGCCATGTCCATCAGCGCGGAGTCCCTCGAGACGCCCAAGCCGGTTGGAGATCGGGACCTTAACTTGTGGGAGAAACTGGACAGTATTCGGAGCGGAGATGAAATCGGTGAATTGGCTCAAACCCTGAAGGAGATGTATGAAAAACTGGGTCAAACCTTGCTGTCGTTGAAACGGTCGGCCAAAGACTGGGAACGTACGTTTGACTCCGTGCCGGAAGCGATTTTTATTCTGGATAAGCAAAATAACGTCCGGCGCCTGAATCGAGCTGCTGCGAACCTGCTCCGGATGGATTTCAGGGAGGCAATTGGACGGCACTGCTACAAGCTGTTCAGAAAAGATGACAGTGTTCCGGATTATTGCCCGGATGAAGGGGAATTGAAAGATAAGAAGCCCGCTGTGTTGGAAGTCGATGAGCCCTCTCTGGGTGGAATCTTCAGAATGATCATAACACCCCTTACGGACGATGCAGGCAACAGCGTTGGGGCGGTGCTCGTTCTCAGCAATATTACAGCGGCCAAGCGGGCGGAAGAGGCATTACGTGAAAGTGAACTCCGGTATCGTTCGCTCTTCCTAGAGGCTCAGGATGCACTTTTTCTCATTAAGAACAAGGCCTACATAGACTGTAATCCCGCTGCGGAAAGGTTGTTTCGTTGTTCCCGGGAAGAGATGCTCGGGAGCAGTCCGGTCAAATTTTTTCCAGAGTTTCAGTCCGATGGATCATCCTCTTCCGATCTGCTCAACACGATGGACCTGGCCGACTTCTCAGGGCATCCGCTTCGTTTCGAGTGGATGCACAAAGCCAAAGGCGGCCATCTTTTCGACGCGGAAGTCTCGATCAGCAGGGTGTACATCCGGGGCGAAGCCACTTTTCTGATGCTGGTCCGTGACATCACCGAACAGAAACACGTTCGGGAGATCCTCATGAAAGAACAGAAACGGCTCGCCTCCATCCTGGATGGTATCCCGTTACCGACCATCATGATCGACAGGAATCACCGAGTACTATTCTGGAACCGGTCTTCGGAACTGACGAGCGGAGTTCCCAGAGAGAAAGTGTTGAATCAGCCGCTGGACCTTGGCCATTTATACAACGATCAGAAACGTCCGATCCTGGCGAATCTGATTCTCGACCTGACGGATGAAGAGCTGTTGGCACGGTACGGTGAGAAGGGCCTTCGCAAGATTGAAGAATCCCCTGAAGCCTTCGGAACAGTGGACCGGATATGGACGAACGGAAAGGAGCGCGTGGTGGCCCTCATAGCCACAAGGCTGCGGGACGCCGGGGGTGAGGTGGTGGGCGCCATTCAGTGCGCGCAGGACATCACCGAGAGGGAGCAGCTGCAACAGAAGCTTCAGCAGGTCCAGAGAATCGAAGCGTTGGCCACGCTGGCTGGAGGAATAGCCCATGACTTTAATAACTTATTAATGGCGATCCAAGGGCATGTTTCTCTGATGCTCGTGGATACCTCATCGTCGGCCCGGTACGTCGAGAAGCTGAAAAGCATCAATCGGCTGGTCCGAAGCGGTGCGGAACTCACTCGACAATTGTTGGGCTTCGCCCGAGCAGGAAAGTACGACGTCAGACCTCTCAGCATCAATGAACTCATTGAATATAGCTCCGATATGTTCGGCCGCACAAGAAGGGAGATCGAGATACACAAGCAACTTGAACCGAATGCCTGGACCGTCGAGGCGGACCGAGGGCAGATCGAACAGGTGCTGCTGAACATCTATGTTAACGCTTGGCAAGCCATGCCTGATGGCGGGAAATTGCTCATAAGAACGGAATCGGTGACCGTGCACGCGGACACCGCACAACTTTGGGGACTCAGGCCCGGTCGGTATCTCAAGATCGTTATCGCGGATACTGGAATCGGGATGGATGAAGGTACGCTGAAAAGGATATTCGACCCGTTCTTCACCACCAAGGAGAGGGGCCGGGGGACCGGTCTCGGGCTTGCGTCCGCCTATGGTATCATCAAGAATCACGGCGGCTATATCGATGTTGCCAGTCAAAAGGGCAAGGGAAGCAGCTTTACCATCTATTTACCTGCTTCAGGGAAGCCGGTTTCACTAGAAACCAAGGGGTCGGATGTGCCCCAGAAAGGCACGGAGACCATTCTCTTTGTAGACGATGAAATGGAGATTTTGGAGGTAGGAGAACAAATCCTACGGACTCTGGGGTACCGGCCTTTGGTCGCTCGCAACGGCGCCGAGGCTCTGGACATCTATCGCGACAATATGAGCGGCATCGACCTGGTTATTCTGGACATGATTATGCCGGGGATGAGCGGCGGAGAGACGCATGATGCGCTCAAGAAAATGGATCCTCGAGTAAAGGTTTTGCTTTGCTCGGGTTACAGCCTCGATGGCCAGGCGAATGAGATACTCAAGCGAGGATGCGACGGGTTTCTTCAGAAACCTTTTGATATAACGACACTTTCCATTAAACTGAGAGAAATATTGAGCGCGAAGACGGTAAGATGA
- a CDS encoding threonylcarbamoyl-AMP synthase encodes MTLRINNVNPQGRLLRQVAAELKDGGVIIYPTDTVYGIGCDLMNKKAIERIYQIKQRPQGKPFSFICSDLSDIASYAKVTNYSYKTMRRLLPGPYTFILEGTKLVPRIAMTKRKTVGIRVPDNAICLGIVKELGNPIITTSATTPEGESPPDPYLIEELFRGKVDLIVDGGYLVSGPSSVISLVGEEPEVIRVGQGDVSEFV; translated from the coding sequence ATGACATTGCGAATAAACAACGTGAATCCTCAAGGAAGGTTGCTTCGCCAGGTCGCCGCCGAACTGAAGGACGGGGGAGTGATCATCTATCCTACGGACACTGTGTATGGGATCGGTTGCGATCTCATGAACAAGAAAGCTATCGAGAGAATATATCAGATCAAGCAACGTCCCCAAGGCAAACCATTCAGTTTCATCTGTTCGGATCTTTCCGATATTGCCAGTTACGCAAAAGTGACCAACTATTCGTACAAGACCATGCGCCGTTTGCTTCCCGGTCCCTACACGTTTATTCTCGAAGGCACGAAACTGGTTCCGAGGATAGCCATGACCAAGCGTAAAACCGTTGGCATCCGGGTGCCCGACAACGCTATCTGCCTGGGAATTGTAAAAGAACTTGGCAACCCCATCATTACCACCAGCGCCACGACCCCTGAGGGGGAATCGCCGCCGGATCCGTACTTGATTGAAGAGCTGTTCAGGGGCAAGGTCGATCTGATAGTGGATGGCGGTTACCTGGTGTCCGGGCCTTCGAGCGTCATCTCACTCGTGGGAGAGGAACCGGAGGTCATCCGGGTCGGTCAAGGGGACGTCAGCGAGTTCGTATAA
- a CDS encoding D-sedoheptulose 7-phosphate isomerase, with protein sequence MHDWDNRILELRARTVFEESISIKQAFMREGLDLLVKAAKVIALAFSRGNRLLLFGNGGSAADAQHIAAEFVNRYRMERPGLPAVAITTDSSVLTSIGNDFDFESVFSRQLKALGQKGDVAWALSTSGGSPNVLRGLGMSRQLGMYSIALLGKDGGKAGELSDLPIIVRGLDTPRIQELHILASHVICDLVETILFQEPSHGH encoded by the coding sequence ATGCACGATTGGGACAACCGGATATTGGAGCTAAGAGCGCGAACGGTGTTCGAGGAATCGATCTCGATAAAACAGGCGTTTATGAGAGAAGGGCTGGATCTGTTGGTAAAGGCTGCTAAAGTCATAGCTCTGGCCTTTAGCAGGGGTAATCGCTTGCTTTTGTTTGGTAACGGTGGCAGCGCCGCGGATGCGCAACACATTGCGGCGGAATTTGTAAACAGGTATCGGATGGAAAGGCCCGGCCTGCCGGCCGTGGCGATCACCACGGACTCGTCGGTTTTGACCAGCATTGGAAATGATTTCGACTTCGAATCCGTGTTCAGCCGACAGCTCAAGGCGTTGGGCCAAAAAGGGGACGTGGCGTGGGCCCTCAGCACCAGCGGAGGCTCGCCCAACGTACTTCGAGGTCTCGGCATGAGTCGGCAGCTTGGTATGTACTCGATTGCGCTTCTCGGGAAGGATGGAGGAAAAGCCGGCGAGCTTTCGGATCTGCCCATCATCGTCCGAGGTCTGGATACGCCCCGCATCCAGGAGCTTCACATCCTGGCGAGCCATGTAATCTGCGATCTGGTTGAAACCATCCTGTTTCAGGAGCCGTCCCATGGCCATTGA
- the hemC gene encoding hydroxymethylbilane synthase, with product MTSFKIATRGSPLALWQAEAVKKQLEARHPALRVKLVRLKTKGDRILDTALANVGGKGLFVKELEDALLKGEADLAVHSMKDVPVDLPQGLMLGAITEREDPRDALVSTYAVTLEDLRLGARVGTSSLRRQAQLLEKRPDLEVVPVRGNVDSRLSRMRITYLDAIILAAAGLKRLGFEDRISRILSTEEMLPAIGQGALGLEIRQDDPRTLDLISFLNHPHTEIAVKAERAFLRRLEGDCQVPIAAKGTLRDGALDLTGFVSELDGSRAVRKSGSASPEDADNLGTSLAEAVLDDGGRDILTRFYSMTESL from the coding sequence ATGACATCGTTCAAAATCGCTACTCGGGGAAGCCCTCTAGCCTTATGGCAGGCGGAAGCTGTCAAAAAACAGTTGGAAGCCCGGCATCCTGCACTGCGCGTCAAACTGGTTCGTCTCAAAACGAAGGGCGATCGCATTTTGGACACAGCCCTGGCCAATGTGGGGGGCAAGGGGCTTTTCGTGAAAGAACTGGAAGACGCGCTGCTGAAGGGCGAAGCGGACTTGGCGGTTCACAGCATGAAAGACGTTCCCGTGGACCTTCCACAAGGGCTTATGCTGGGAGCCATAACGGAACGCGAGGATCCTCGCGATGCACTGGTGTCGACGTATGCCGTTACGTTGGAGGATCTGCGCCTGGGGGCGCGGGTCGGGACGAGTTCACTGCGCCGTCAAGCTCAGCTTCTGGAGAAGCGGCCCGACCTGGAAGTGGTCCCTGTTCGGGGTAATGTGGATTCCCGATTGTCCAGAATGCGCATAACCTATCTGGACGCGATCATCCTCGCTGCGGCGGGCCTGAAACGACTGGGGTTTGAAGATCGGATCAGCCGTATATTATCAACGGAAGAAATGTTGCCGGCCATAGGGCAGGGGGCCTTGGGGCTGGAGATCAGGCAGGACGACCCTCGGACCCTGGACCTTATATCCTTCCTGAACCATCCGCACACGGAGATTGCGGTTAAGGCGGAGCGTGCGTTTTTGAGACGGCTCGAGGGAGACTGTCAGGTTCCCATCGCCGCCAAAGGAACGCTTAGGGACGGCGCCTTGGATCTAACCGGATTTGTGTCGGAATTGGACGGCAGCCGGGCCGTTCGCAAGTCCGGTTCCGCCTCGCCCGAGGACGCGGACAACTTGGGCACAAGCTTGGCGGAAGCGGTCTTGGACGATGGAGGACGCGACATCTTAACTCGGTTTTATTCCATGACCGAATCGCTCTAA
- a CDS encoding L-seryl-tRNA(Sec) selenium transferase has translation MAELSSHYSNLEFDLDAGRRGSRYSHVEDVLKELTGAESALVVNNNAAAVFLVLETLAKGREAVVSRGELVEIGGSFRIPDVMARSGAHMVEVGTTNKTHPKDYENAVTESTALFLKVHTSNFRIIGFTQDVPLADLVKLGEKHGIPVMKDLGSGCFLDLSNYGLTKEPTVQETIRTGVDVATFSGDKLLGGPQAGLILGKKRFVDQVKKNPLNRAVRIDKLTLAALEATLMLYRDEEEARKYIPTVAMITASVEELNNRAQRLKRRIRNAIPAGVVDLAVVDGSSRVGGGALPEMDLPTRLVALTPKAGLSAAKIEDRLRRLPLPLVCRIEQDRILLDVRTILESELVDVCKALQSALAPQ, from the coding sequence ATCGCTGAGTTGAGTTCACACTATTCGAACCTCGAGTTCGACTTGGACGCGGGCAGGCGCGGGTCGCGATATTCTCACGTTGAAGACGTCCTCAAAGAGCTTACGGGCGCCGAATCCGCCTTGGTTGTGAACAACAACGCGGCAGCCGTTTTCCTGGTACTCGAGACCCTGGCAAAAGGTCGTGAAGCGGTGGTCTCCCGGGGAGAACTCGTCGAAATCGGAGGTTCGTTTCGCATCCCGGACGTAATGGCCCGGAGCGGCGCTCACATGGTGGAGGTGGGAACCACCAACAAAACCCACCCCAAAGACTACGAGAATGCCGTCACAGAATCGACCGCCCTGTTTTTGAAAGTACACACCAGTAATTTCAGGATCATAGGATTCACACAGGATGTACCTCTGGCGGACCTCGTCAAACTAGGCGAAAAGCACGGCATCCCGGTCATGAAAGATCTCGGCAGCGGGTGTTTTCTGGACTTATCGAACTATGGGCTCACCAAGGAGCCTACGGTGCAGGAGACGATTCGCACAGGGGTCGACGTGGCCACATTCAGCGGCGACAAACTCTTAGGAGGGCCTCAGGCCGGTCTGATTCTCGGAAAGAAACGATTCGTGGATCAGGTGAAGAAAAATCCCCTGAATCGGGCCGTTCGCATCGACAAACTCACTTTGGCCGCCCTGGAAGCCACCCTGATGCTTTATCGGGACGAAGAGGAAGCCCGAAAGTATATCCCCACCGTGGCCATGATAACGGCTTCGGTAGAGGAGTTGAACAACAGAGCGCAACGTTTGAAACGCCGCATTCGAAACGCGATTCCCGCAGGGGTTGTGGATCTGGCGGTTGTTGACGGCTCGTCCAGGGTAGGAGGTGGCGCGCTCCCCGAAATGGATCTGCCCACCCGGCTAGTGGCTCTCACGCCCAAGGCCGGCCTGTCCGCGGCAAAGATCGAAGACCGCTTGCGGAGGCTTCCGTTGCCACTCGTCTGCCGCATAGAACAGGATCGAATACTGCTCGACGTGAGAACCATACTTGAATCGGAGCTGGTCGACGTGTGCAAGGCGCTCCAATCGGCGTTAGCTCCCCAATAA
- a CDS encoding bifunctional folylpolyglutamate synthase/dihydrofolate synthase: MEDYRQLLDWAYDLQKFGIKLGLSNTRSLLDRLGNPHEGLRTIHVGGTNGKGSVSAMVSAILTQAGYRVGFYSSPHLVDFEERFRIGPEMVSRDRVTDLMARVKAVVDHREPPTFFEYTTAMALLYFREERTDPAIMEVGLGGRLDATNVIEPMVSIITNISVEHTEYLGATIEQIAYEKAGIIKPGVPVVSAAKQPEVIRLFEETCRRQKSPFYLAGRDFKILQEQELSTYEGFERRVTGLRPNLEGPIQRQNMSLALAALSLLDPNGFPWNEDAIREGLSRVYWPGRFQLMHRDPIVVVDGAHNPGALVSLKETLEDRFPGRKIVLVLGIMHDKDIAEMMGIIAPSAYEIICTRPAYARAAEPGVLYRHARQVHPRVYMTDHLGDAVDRAMDRAVQLNGVVVVAGSLFTVGETIAWFRSRPNVRNTGT, encoded by the coding sequence ATGGAAGACTATCGGCAGCTTCTTGATTGGGCTTACGACTTACAGAAATTCGGCATCAAGCTCGGTCTTTCGAATACTCGCAGTCTGCTGGACCGCCTAGGCAACCCGCACGAGGGGCTCAGGACCATACATGTAGGAGGCACGAACGGAAAAGGATCCGTATCGGCCATGGTATCGGCGATCCTGACCCAAGCAGGCTATAGGGTAGGGTTCTATTCTTCCCCTCACCTGGTGGATTTCGAAGAGCGATTCCGCATCGGTCCCGAAATGGTTTCCCGGGACCGGGTCACGGATCTTATGGCTCGAGTCAAAGCGGTGGTGGACCACCGGGAACCTCCCACGTTTTTCGAATATACAACGGCCATGGCGCTTTTGTATTTCCGTGAAGAGAGGACCGATCCGGCCATAATGGAAGTCGGTCTGGGGGGGCGGCTCGACGCTACGAATGTAATAGAACCTATGGTCAGTATAATTACGAACATATCCGTGGAGCACACGGAATATTTGGGCGCTACCATCGAACAGATCGCCTATGAAAAAGCGGGCATCATCAAACCCGGAGTGCCTGTGGTCTCCGCAGCAAAACAACCCGAGGTGATCCGTCTGTTCGAAGAGACTTGCCGGCGTCAGAAAAGCCCGTTCTATCTGGCCGGTCGTGATTTCAAGATCCTGCAAGAACAGGAGCTAAGCACGTATGAGGGATTCGAACGGCGCGTGACCGGACTCCGTCCCAATCTCGAGGGGCCGATTCAAAGGCAGAATATGTCCCTCGCCCTGGCCGCCCTGAGCCTGCTCGATCCGAATGGTTTTCCCTGGAATGAAGACGCCATCCGTGAAGGGCTGTCCCGGGTTTACTGGCCGGGCCGTTTCCAACTAATGCACCGGGATCCCATAGTAGTCGTGGACGGGGCCCACAATCCAGGGGCGCTGGTGAGCCTGAAGGAAACGCTGGAGGACCGGTTCCCCGGAAGGAAGATCGTACTGGTGCTCGGCATTATGCATGACAAGGACATCGCTGAGATGATGGGCATCATCGCCCCTTCGGCCTACGAGATCATCTGCACCAGACCGGCCTATGCCCGGGCCGCCGAACCGGGCGTGCTCTACCGGCACGCACGGCAAGTGCATCCCCGCGTTTACATGACGGACCATCTGGGGGATGCCGTGGACCGAGCCATGGACAGGGCCGTTCAACTGAATGGAGTGGTGGTGGTTGCCGGCTCGCTATTCACGGTTGGAGAGACGATCGCCTGGTTTCGATCGCGGCCGAACGTCCGGAACACCGGGACCTGA
- a CDS encoding zinc ribbon domain-containing protein produces MPIYEYRCKACDCEFETLIIGSADTAQCPQCRCEDVVRLMSACSHKNEGKYVSSSGSGCGGCSATSCSTCH; encoded by the coding sequence ATGCCTATATATGAATACCGGTGCAAAGCCTGTGACTGCGAATTCGAAACACTGATCATCGGGTCCGCGGACACGGCGCAATGCCCCCAATGCCGGTGCGAGGACGTTGTTCGATTGATGTCCGCATGCAGCCACAAGAACGAAGGTAAATACGTGAGTTCCTCCGGCTCGGGATGCGGCGGTTGCTCGGCAACTTCCTGCTCGACGTGCCACTAG